The Bradyrhizobium sp. WSM471 genome includes the window TCTCGTCGACAACGCCTGCAAATGGGCGGCCTCGAGGGTCTTCATCGAAGTTCTGGTGGAAGCGCCGCATCAGGCGAGCACCGGTCCGCGGCTGCATATCATCGTCGACGACGACGGCCGCGGCCTGTCGGAGGCCGAGCGCTCGCAGGTCTCACGGCGCGGCCAGCGGCTCGACGAGTCCAAGCCCGGATCGGGGCTTGGACTGTCGATCGTGACCGAGCTCGCTGCGCTCTACGGCGGCAGCCTCTCACTCGGCCGCGCACCGACCGGGGGCCTGCGGTCGGAGCTGGTCCTCCCCGGAATATAATCCCTTGTTCCGATACGACTATTTGGCCTGCGGCACGTCGATCCCGACGAAACCAGGGGTATTCGGAACGACTTCCTAAACGGCTTCTTAAGTGGGGCCCATCTATGATCGAGCAGGACGGATCCCACGTCCGCCATTTTACCGTTCACTACCCGGGCGCATGAGCCAGACATCGATCGAGCGGCTGAGGGACTATCTCGCGCAGCTCCCGCCGCAGGCGCAGGCACTGCTGATGCGGGAGTTCGAGCGTGCGCTCGAGCGCGGCCAGGACACGGCCGTGGCAACCCTCGTGCTCGACCAGCTGCGCAAGATCGTCCGCAAGACGGAAGCCGACGCGGCCCCACCGCCGCGTACGGACGATCTGTCGCGGCTACTGTTCCAGGTGCTGGAACCATTCGTGGTCGAAGCGGGCGCCCCGATCCGGGCCGGGCAGATCCGCCGCTCTTCGCTGGCTCCGATCTGGCAATGGCTCGGCCGCGACGGTGCTCCGGCCAAGCTGAGCGAATTCGAGGCGGCGCTGGCGCGCATGCCGGCCGACAGTGCAGGGCAGGTCGAAGCGCTGGCCTCGAAGCTCCAGGCGGTCGCCGCGGATGCCATCTTCGAACTGACCGGGCCGGGCGGGGGTGACAAATCGCGTGCGCTCGCCCGCGTCGGTCCGCCCAACGTGATCGAGGATCTCTATTCGACCGGGGCGGTGCTCGCGGTCCGCGACGCCATCGCCACCTTGAACGAGAAGCTGCCGCGCTCCCTGCGCGCCTTCGGCGATGCCCAGATCGCCTCGGTGACTGCCGCGCTCAACATTCCCGTCCTCCAGACGCCGCAGATGCTGCCCTTCGCGCTCTCGATCGTCGTGCAGCGGATGACCGCGCCGTGGCAGATCATCCGCCTCGCGATCAAGATTGCCGCGTCCGACGATGAGATCCGTGTCGCGGCAACGCCCTATGGCGTCGCCGTCACGATGGCGCTGCATGATCTGTCCTGCGTGGCTGCCATCCTGCGCATGGACATCAAGCGCGGCCATTTCGACAACGTCGCCGGCAATCTCAAGACGCTGCACGATGGCGTCCGGGGCCTGCGTACCGAGCTCGACCTGCGCAACGATTCCGCCTGGGGCAAGCAGTTGACCTCGATCCGGGCCGACATCTCCAACGCGCTGCAATCCGAGATCGACAGTGTTCCCGGCCGCGTCCGCCGCATCCTGCGCCAGCGCGCCGAGAAGGACATTCCGCCGGGCGCGCGGATCGACAGCACCGAGGTCGAGGAAACCGTCGCGCTGATCGATTTCGTCGCGACCTGCCGCAATTATGCGAGCGAGCTTGCGATCAATGAGGTGACACTGCGCACCTATTCCGACCTCCAGCAATATGTCGAGCGTTCGACCGAGCAGCTCGTGCAGTCGCTGCGCGGCGCCGATCACAAGGTCCGCACCTATCGGCAGCAGCAGGTGCAGGCCGCGATCCGCTTCTGCCAGGTGCTATTCGGCGATGATTATGCCTCGCTGATGAGCCGCGCCGCGGAGAACGCGGCCACGGGCGAGCGCAAATCGTCGCGCGCGAGCTGACTCAAGGCGCATATTTCAGTAGTCACAATTTCAGGTTGACGGTGTCGGTGGCTGGCCCTACGGTCGCCGTGCAACTTTTTGATATTTCTATCTGTGGGCGCATGAAATCCGTTATCAGTTCCATCGAAATCGAGAATCGCGTCGTCGTTGCCAAATATCAAAGGCTGATGGTCGGCGCGAAGGTGGTGCTGGTCGAGAAGGCAAGCGGTCGGCAGCTTCCTGAGACCGTCACCAGGGTTGCATCGCCCGTTCCCGTCGGGGCGTTGCGCATCAGATTGCCCGACGCTATCGAGCCGGGAACATACTTCCTGAAGGCCTTCAACGGGCATGGCGAGGACGCCGCTCAAAGCGCGGACTTCGAGATAGGCTAAGCCGTTGGATTTTCACCATTTCGGGACTGTGCGCGGTCGCGCCGAATTGACAATTGTCAATTGCCGCATCGTCCGGCCGTGGTGTAAAGCGACCTGTGGGCGCGGCTTGCGCGCTGCCGGAAGCTTGCCAGATGATGCTATGGTTCGTGTTCGCGCTGATGACGGTCGCGGCGATCTTCGCCGTGCTTTTGCCGCTCGGCCGTAGCGGACGCGCCCATAACCAGGGCAGCGAGGTCGCGGTCTACAAGGACCAACTCGCCGAGATCGAGCGTGATCTTGCCGCAGGGCTAATCGCGGCGCCCGAAGCCGAGGCCGCGCGCGTCGAGGTCAGTCGCAGGCTGCTCGCCGCGGCCGGCAGCGAGCCCGCAATCGCACCGAAATCCAGCCTCAAATGGCGCCGCGCGGCGGCCGTGCTTGCGCTTGCCGGTTTGCCGCTGGTTGCGATCGGCGTCTATGTGCCGCTCGGCTCGCCCAGGCTTCAGGACTTTCCGCTGGCGCAGCGGGAGCGCGGATCCGGGTCCGGCATGGCGCAGTCGCTCGAGAATCTGGTCGTACAGGTCGAGCAACATCTGGAAAAGAATCCGACCGACGGGCGCGGCTGGAACGTGATCGCGCCCGTGCTGGAGCGGCTTGGTCGCTTCGACGACGCCGTGCGCGCCTATCGCAACTCGCTCGCCTACAATGGCGAGAGCGCGGAGCGCCGGTCCGATCTCGGCGAAGCGATCTCGGCCGCCGCCGGTGGCGTCGTGACCGCCGAAGCCAAGACCGAGTTCGAGCGCGCGCGCGCGCTCAGCGCCGATGATCCGAAAGCGAACTACTTCCTCGGTCTCGCCGCCGAGCAGGACGGCCGCAAGGACGATGCCGCCAATATCTGGCGCGCGCTGCTGGCGAAAGCGCCGGCGGATGCGCCGTGGCGCCCTCTCGTGCAGACCTCGCTCGCGCGCGTCGGTGGCGGTGGCGTGACGATGCCGGCGCTGTCGGATGAGACCCTCGCAGCTTCCAAGGACATGAAAGAGGGCGATCGCAACGCGATGGTTCGCGGTATGGTCGAACGGCTCGCCACGCGCCTCAAGCAGAACGGCGACGACGTCGAGGGTTGGCTGCGCCTGGTGCGCGCCTATCTCGTGATGGGTGATCGCGAAAAGGCGGTGGGGGCATCGACCGATGCCCGCCAGGCGGTTGCCAACGACGCAGCGCGGCTGCGCCAGCTCGATGAAGGCCTCAAGACACTCGGGCTCGACGGATGATGATGTCAGGACGAGACGGGCAGGGAATGGATACGCCATGACGCGCAAGCAGCGACGTATGACCATCATCGGCGGCTCGCTTGCCGTGCTCGCGCTCGCGGCCGCGCTGGTGCTCAATGCGTTGCGCGACTCCATCGTGTTCTTCTCGACGCCGACCATGGTCGCCGAGAAGCACGTCGCGCCCGGCAAGCGGTTTCGCCTCGGCGGCCTGGTGCAGCCCGGCTCGCTCCGGCGCGGCGACAATCTCGCAGTGACCTTTGAGGTCGCCGACGGCGGCGCAAAGCTTCCGGTCGCCTTCAAGGGCATTTTGCCTGATCTGTTCCGGGAAGGGCAGGGCGTCGTCGCCGAAGGCGCGCTCGACGCCGATGGCGTGTTCAAGGCCGACACCGTGCTCGCCAAGCACGACGAAACCTACATGCCCAAGGACGTCGCCGATGCCCTGAAGAAGCAGGGGCACTGGAAGGATGACTACGGCGCCAAGGCTTCCGATGGCGTCAAGCCCGCGGCCACGACCGCGCAGGGCAATCCGCAGGGAGCGATTCGATGATCGCGGAGTCAGGACATTACGCGCTGGTGCTGGCGCTCGGACTGGCACTGATCCAGTCCATCGTGCCCCTGATCGGCGCGCGGCTGCGCGATGACGCGCTGATGAATGTGGCGCGCTCCACTGCGCTGGCGCAGCTCCTGTTCGTCGGCGCGTCGTTCATCGCGCTTGTGATGCTGCACGTAGCTTCGGATTTCTCGGTCGTCAACGTCTACGAGAATTCCCACTCCATGAAGCCGCTGCTCTACAAGATCACCGGCGTGTGGGGAAACCATGAAGGCTCGATGCTGTTGTGGGTGTCGATCCTCGCGCTGTTCGGCGGATTGGTCGCGGCCTTCGGCAACAATCTGCCGCTGTCGCTGCGCGCGCATGTGCTGGCCGTACAGGCGTGGATCGCCAGCGCCTTCTATCTCTTCATCCTGGTGACCTCCAACCCGTTCCTGCGCATCGCCAACCCGCCGATCGAGGGACGCGATCTCAATCCGGTGCTTCAGGACATCGGTCTCGCCGTGCATCCGCCGATGCTCTATCTCGGCTATGTCGGCTTCTCGATCTCGTTCTCTTTCGCGATCGCGGCGCTGCTGGAGGGGCGGATCGACGCCGCCTGGGCGCGTTGGGTGCGGCCGTGGACGCTGGTCGCCTGGATCTTCCTGACGCTCGGTATCGCCATGGGCTCGTACTGGGCCTATTACGAACTGGGTTGGGGCGGCTGGTGGTTCTGGGACCCGGTCGAGAACGCTTCGCTGATGCCGTGGCTTGCCGGCACCGCGCTGCTGCATTCGGCGCTGGTGATGGAGAAGCGCAACGCGTTGAAGGTCTGGACCATCCTCTTGTCGATCCTGACCTTCTCGCTCTCGCTGCTCGGGACCTTCCTGGTGCGCTCGGGTGTCATCACCTCGGTGCATGCCTTCGCGACCGATCCAACCCGCGGCGTGTTCATTCTCCTGATTCTCTGCCTGTTCATCGGGGGCAGCCTGTCGCTGTTCGCGGGGCGCGCGACGTCGTTGAAGCAGGGCGGCCTGTTTGCGCCGATCTCGCGCGAGGGCGCGCTGGTGCTGAACAATCTGCTGCTCACGGTCGCCTGCGCGGTGGTGCTGTTCGGCACACTCTATCCATTGGCGATGGAAATGCTTGTCGATTTCAAGATGTCGGTCGGTGCTCCCTTCTACAACCTCACCTTCGCTCCGCTGTTCACGCTGCTGCTGCTCGCCGTGCCGTTCGGGCCGTTACTGGCATGGAAGCGCGGCGATCTGCTCGGCGTGACGCAACGCCTGCTGGCGGCTGGCGTTGCCGGGCTTGTTGTCGCCGCTCTGGTCTGGGGCTGGGCGCGCGGTGGCAGCGCGCTGGCGCCGCTCGCGATCGGGCTTGGCATCTTCGTGATCGCCGGTGCCGTCACTGACATCGTCGAGCGCACCGGCCTCGTGCGGCTACCGTTCGCAACGGCGCTGCACCGGGCCCGCGGCCTGCCGCGCTCGGCCTGGGGCTCCGCGTTTGCGCATGCCGGCCTCGGCATCGCGCTGATCGGGATCGTCTGCGAGACCACCTGGAACAGCGAATATATCGCGACCATGAAACAGAACGACGTCGCCCATGTTGCCGGTTACGACGTGAAGCTCGATGGTTTGTTTCAGCGCCAAGGCCCGAACTTCCGCGAGATGATCGCCGAATTCAATGTCAGCCAGGACGGCGAGAAGCTCAGCGTGATGACGCCGTCCAAGCGCAGCTTCACCACCCGCGGCTCCTCGACCACCGAGGCCGCGCTGCTGACGCGCGGCGCAAGCCAGCTCTACATCTCTCTCGGGGACGCCACCGGCGAGGGTGCCATCGCCGTGCGCATCTATCACAAGCCGCTGGTGCTGCTGATCTGGTGGGGACCGGTGCTGATGGCATTCGGCGGCGTGCTGTCGCTGTCGGACCGGCGCCTCCGGGTGGGCGCGCCGAAACCGGCGCGGGCCAAGCAGCGCCTGCAGCCGGCGGAGTGATCCAATGCGTCGAATGATGGCCGCGTTCGTCGCGCTGCTGCTGCTGGCCTTGCCTGCGGCGCATGCCGTGCAGCCCGACGAGATCATGTCGGATCCGGTGAAGGAGTCGCGCGCACGCGACTTGTCGCGCGAGCTGCGCTGCATGGTCTGCCAGAACCAGTCGATCGACGATTCCGATGCGCCACTGGCGCGCGATTTGCGGCTCCTGGTGCGCGAGCGCATCGCGGCCGGCGACAGCAATTCGCAAGTGCTCGATTTCCTGGTCGCGCGCTACGGCGAGTTCGTGCTGCTCAAGCCACGCTTCGAGCGCCAGAACATGCTGTTGTGGCTGCTCGCGCCGCTGCTGCTGATTGGCGGCGGCCTGGCGCTATGGCTGCAAATCCGCCGGCGCTCGCGAAATGGTGCAGACGTACCGGCTCCGCCGCTCACGCCCGACGAGGAAGCGCGGCTCGCCGCATTGATGGCGGATGAAGCCAAATCTTAAGCTGCTTCCAGCCTTAGCTGTTTCAAACCTTAGTTGTTTCAAACCTTGGCCACTTCAAATTGTTCTGGTTACGCAATGATACGTAGCTCCTTGCCACAGCATGTTTCATGCTCTGTTGACCTTTGTCTGAAAGCTTGTCGCGAAATTCGATTCCAGGCTTTGAGTCCTCAATTATGTTCGCGAACAGCAATCTGACGATCCGCTTCCTGGTCGGCGCCGTCGTCGCTGCATTATTGTTCCTGCTGGGCATCGGAGGCGGCACCGGCTTCGTCGCGGTGCTCTATCTCAACAACGAGATCACCAGCCTTTCGTCGGACTTCGCCGCGCTGAGTGGCCCCGCGCACGACCACGCGATGCAGATCTACCAGCAGGCGCAGACCGCGTTCTCCTATTTTCTCGTCGCTTGCGGCGTGATCGCCGTTGTAGCCATCGCGATCTGCCTCATCACCTGGTTTGCCGTGCGCAACGGCATCCTCAATCCGCTGGCGGCGATCGTTCATGCTATGCGCGAGGTCGCCGACCAAAGGTTCGAGACTCCGGTTCCGGGTCTCGGCGGCACCAACGAGATCGGCCTGCTCGCTGGCGCTTTGGAGGTGTTCAAGACCAATGGTGTGGAGCGGCGCCGCCTCGCCGAGCTGCAGCTCCACGAGGCGCAGCATCAGGCCGAGCGATCGAAATTCCTGGACGCGCGAATCAGGCGCTTCAACGATCTCGTCGCCAGTGTCGTCGACAGCGTGGCGTCGTCGGCCGTGCATCTCGAGAGCAACGCCCAGACGTTGTCGCGGACGGCCAACGATACCACCACCAAGGCCAACGCCGTGGCAAGCGCAGCGAGCCAGGCCAGCGGCAGCGTGCAGACCGTCGCGGGCTCGGCGGAGGAGATGACGAATTCGATCGGCACGATCAGCCGTCGCGTCACGGACGCGACCCAGCGTGCCGAGGGCGCGGCGACGCAGGTCGAGAAGAGCCGCGACACCATCCACACGCTGTCGGACGCGGCCGACAAGATCGGCGAGGTCGTGCAGCTCGTGCAGGCGATCGCGTCGCAGACCAATTTGCTCGCGCTCAACGCCACCATCGAGGCGGCGCGGGCTGGCGAGGCCGGCAAGGGATTTGCCGTGGTCGCCTCCGAGGTGAAGAATCTGGCGCACCAGACCAGCAAGGCGACGGAGGAGATCACGTCCCACGTCGCCAGCATCCAGGGCATCACCGCACAGACGCGCGGCGCGATCGACGGCGTCTCGCAGACGTTGTCTGAGATCTCGTCCATCATGTCCGGCATCGAGATCGACACCGCCCAGCAGCGCACCGCCACGCAGGAGATCACGCGCAGTGCCAAGGACGCCGCGCGCGGTACGCTCGACGTCTCCAATCACATCGTCCAGATCACCTCGACGTCCGCCGAGACCGGCCGAATGGCCGCCGAGGCGCGCGATTCCGCGGTCGACCTGTCGCAGCAGGCCGAGACTTTGAAGCGCGAGGTCGACGAATTCATCGTCAGTGTGAGAGCGAGCTGAGAGCCCTGAAAAAGGCGCTTCCGCGCCGCCACCGGAACTCGATTAAGTTCCTGTAAGACAAAGACTTTCTCTCTGCGATAAACTGCCGCATCCGCATTCCCCTTCATTACAAAAGTTTAACCCCGCCGCCAGCCCACGGTAAGGCGGCAGCCCCCATCTTCAGGTTCGTAAGGTGCCGCCGTCAGGTACCAAATGGATTTCAAGGCCCTGGAGATCTCTGCATGACCGACCGTTCCGACCTCTCGAACCTTCCGTCCTACCGGCAGCCCCGCCGGTCGATTTTCTCGGCCCGCAAGTTCGCGCTGATGGCCTCGGTCGTCGCCGGCCTCGGTGCCGCCGTCTACGGCTTCGGCACGTCGACCTCGCCGGCCGACCTGTTCTCGAGCCCGGCGCACGCACAGGTCAACAACGAGGTCCGCAAGGTTGAACGCCCGATTGGTTTCGCCGACATCGTCGAGCGCGTGAAACCGTCGGTGATCTCGGTGAAGGTCAACATCAAGGAAAAGACCGCGAGCAATGATGACGGCGATGACGCGCAGTCGCCGTTCCAGCCGGGCTCGCCGATGGAGCGGTTCTTCCGCCGCTTCGGCGGTCCGGATGGCATCCCGGGCCTGAAGGGTGGTGGCGGTCGAGGCCGTGTCGTGCAGGGCCAGGGCTCCGGCTTCTTCATCTCGGCTGATGGCTTTGCCGTGACCAACAACCACGTGGTCGACGGCGCCGACAAGGTCGAGGTCACGACCGACGACGGCAAGACCTACACCGCCAAGGTGATCGGCACCGACCAGCGCACCGACCTCGCCTTGATCAAGGTCGAGGGCAGCTCGAGCTTCCCGTTCGCGAAGCTTGCCGACGGCAAGCCGCGGATCGGCGACTGGGTGCTCGCGGTCGGCAACCCGTTCGGCCTCGGCGGCACCGTGACTGCCGGCATCGTTTCGGCCAGCGGCCGCGACATCGGCAACGGCCCCTACGACGATTTCATCCAGATCGACGCGCCCGTGAACAAGGGCAATTCCGGCGGTCCGGCCTTCGACACCAACGGTGAGGTGATGGGCGTCAACACCGCGATCTACTCGCCTTCCGGCGGCAGCGTCGGCATCGCGTTCTCTATCCCCGCCAGCACCGTGAAGAGCGTGGTGGCGCAGCTCAAGGACAAGGGCTCGGTCAGCCGCGGCTGGATTGGCGTGCAGATTCAGCCGGTGACATCGGACATCGCCGACAGCCTCGGCATGAAGAAGGCCGAAGGCGCGCTGGTTGCCGAGCCGCAGGCGAATGGTCCGGCGGCGAAGGCCGGCATCGAGTCCGGTGACGTGATCACGTCGGTCAACGGCGAAGCGGTCAAGGACGCCCGCGAGCTCGCCCGTACCATTGGCGGCCTGGCGCCCGGCGCGACCGTGAAGCTCAACGTGCTGCACAAGGGCCAGGACAAGGTCGTGAACCTCACCCTCGGCCAGCTGCCGAACACGATCGAGGCCAAGGCCGACCTCGACAAGGACAGCGGCAAGGGCGCGAGCCGCGGCACCGATGTGCCTAAGCTCGGCATGACCGTCGCGCCCGCCGATTCCGTGGCCGGCGCCGGCAAGGAAGGCGTCGTGGTCACCGAGGTCGATCCGAAGAGCGCCGCAGCCGAACGCGGCTTCAAGGAAGGTGACGTGATTCTCGAAGTCGGCGGCAAGAGCGTGAGCACCGCCGGCGAAGTCCGCGACGCCATCAACACGGCGCGGACCGACAACAAGAACAGCGTCCTGATGCGGGTGAAGAGCGGCGGCCAGTCGCGCTTCGTCGCCGTGCCCATCGCCAAGGGCTAACGAAGGGCTAACGAAGGGCTAACCAAGGGCTCGGCCTGAGGAGGCCTCCGAGATGAAGGGTGTCGCCGGCATCAGTCGCCCCCGCCGATGGCGCCCTTCGGGGGAGCAGCGCAACGTTTGCTTCCCCTGTCTACCTTCCGGTGGAATACGCCCCCCTCCGTCGGAAGGCTTAGGGCGGTGAAGTCCCCCCAGCTTCACCGCCCGCCTTTTTTCTCGATGCCAGAGTCTCTCACTCGGCTTGCATGCGATTGCCGCTCGCGCCATGTTTAGAGAAGGTTCACTCCCTTGACCGTTGCCGAACGCACGATGCGCCTCCTCATCATCGAAGACGACCGCGAATCCGCCGACTACCTCGTGAAGGCGTTTCGCGAGGTCGGGCACATTGCCGACCACGCCGCCGACGGCGAGGAAGGCCTCGCCATGGCCGAGAACGGCGATTACGACGTGCTGGTGGTCGACCGCATGCTGCCTAAGCGCGACGGCCTGTCGGTGATCGGCGCGCTCCGCGAGAAGGACGATTCGACGCCGGTGCTGATTCTCTCCGCGCTCGGCCAGGTCGACGACCGCATCAAGGGCCTGCGCGCCGGCGGCGACGACTATCTGCCGAAACCCTATTCCTTCGCCGAGCTGTTGGCCCGGGTCGAGGTGCTGTCGCGCCGCCGCGGCGGTCCGGCCGAGGACACGCTGTACCGCGTCGGCGATCTCGAGCTCGACCGGCTCTCCCACCGCGTCGCTCGCGGCAAGGACGAGCTGACGCTGCAGCCGCGCGAATTCCGCCTGCTCGAATATTTGATGAAGCATGCGGGCCAGGTGGTGACCCGCACCATGCTGCTGGAGAATGTCTGGGACTATCATTTCGATCCGCAGACCAACGTCATCGACGTGCATATTTCGCGGCTGCGCTCCAAGATCGACAAGGGTTTTGAGCGGCCGCTGCTGCACACCATCCGCGGCGCGGGATACATGATCCGTGACGGCATTCGGTAAACTCGTCCGCACCACGGCATTCCGGCTGACGCTGGTCTATTTGCTGTTGTTTGCGATGTTCGCGGCCTCGCTGCTCGCCTATTTCGCCTGGAATACGCGGCGACTAATCACCGAGGAGATCACGCAGACGGTCAATGCCGAGACGTCGGAGATCAACGAGATCTACGGCCGCCGCGGCTTGCGCGCTCTCGTGCTCGCGATCGAGTACCGCGCGCTGCGGCCGGGCGCCAACCTCTATCTCGTGACCACGCCGACCGGGCAGGCGATCGCCGGCAATGTCGGCTCGCTGGCGCCCGGCGTGATGGCGACGCGCGGCTGGTCGGAGACGGCGTATCGGCGCATCGAGGATGCGGACGAGCGCGACCATCGCGCCCTGGTGCGCGTCACCGAGCTCGAGAATGGCTTCCGGCTTCTGATCGGCCGCGATCTCGCCGAGCGGCGGCGCCTGTTCGGCATCGTTGCCAAGGCTGCGCAATGGTCGGTGCTGATCGTCGTGGTGCTTGGCCTGGGCGGCGGGATCTTCGTCGCGCGCAGGGTGCTCAGGCGCATCGACGCCATGTCCGGGACGGCCCATCGCATCATGATAGGCGATCTCAGCGAGCGTCTGCCGGTAGGACGCAGCGGTGACGAGCTGGACCGCCTCGCTGAAAACCTCAATGCGATGCTGGAGCGCATCGAGGCGCTGATGGCGGGGCTGAAGGAGGTCTCCGACAACATCGCCCACGATCTCAAGACGCCGCTGACACGCTTGCGCAACCGCGCCGAGGAGGCGCTGGCGAAATCAGGCAGCGAGGCCGATTACCGCGCCGCGCTGGAGCGGACCATCGAGGAATCCGACGGCCTGATCCGTACATTCAACGCGCTGCTGATGATCGCGCGCGCCGAGTCCGGTCAGGCGCGTGGCAACATGAACGATTTCGACGCGGCCGATGTCGCACATGGCATCCACGAGCTCTACGAGCCGCTGGCTGAAGACGACGGCATGACGCTGAAGGTCAAGGCCGATCCGACGCCGGTGCACGCCAACCGCGAACTGATCAGCCAGGCGCTCGCCAATCTGGTCGAGAATGCGATCAAATACGGCAAGCCGGTCGCGCTAACGGGTGGAACCGTGGTCAGCCTGGATTCAAGGCAGATCACGATCGAGGCGAAACGCGAGGGCGATCAGGTGCTGCTCAGCGTCACCGATCGCGGCCCCGGTATACCCGAGGCCGACCGCAAGCATGCTGTCGAGCGATTCGTGCGGCTTGAAGCCAGCCGCACGCTGCCGGGCTCCGGCCTCGGCCTCAGTCTTGCTTCTGCGGTTGCAACGCTGCATGGCGGCGAATTGCGGCTGGGCGATGCCCATCCGGGCCTCGTCGCCACCCTGGTGCTACCGGCGCGCGCGGGCGACAGGGTTGCTCCTCCAATACCGGATGTGCCACAGAAGGTGGCATGAACAACTCCGCGCCGGGAAACGCGGACAAGCATGGTGAGAGACTTGCCGCACGCTTCGCGGAGGCTCCCCATATTGCCGCTTCCGTCACCGACCAAGGACGTTTTGAAAGCTGGCTGGCCGAGCTCGAGCCCGCGCAATCTGCCCATCTTGAAGCTCTGCTGGCTCATCCCTTCGCGCGGGACACACTGGCCGGCATCGCGGAATTCTCGCCTTATCTGTTCGAACTGGTGCGGGCTGATTCGCAGCGCCTGATCCGACTGCTGGAATGCGATCCGGATGCGCATCTCGCCACGCTGATCGCGGAGGCGAACGGCGCCGTGCTCGCGGCATCCGACGAAGCCGAGGTGATGCGGCTGCTTCGCCGCATGAAGGCGGCGGCCGCGCTCCTGATCGCACTGTGCGACATCGGCGGGGTCTGGCCGGTGATGCGGGTGACCGCAGCGCTCACCGATGTCGCGGTGTCCTCGGTGCGGGCGGCGCTTCAGTACCTCCTGCGGCAGGAAGCCGCACGGGGCAAGCTCTTGCCGCCCAATCCCGAGGCGCCGGAGGAGGGCTGCGGGCTGATCGTGCTTGCGATGGGCAAAATGGGCGCAGGCGAGCTGAACTATTCCAGCGACATCGATCTCATCGTGTTCTTCGATCCCGACAATACGACGCTGGCCGCGGATATCGAACCCCAGCCATTCTTCGTGAGGGTAACGCAGGGGATGGCACGCATTCTCCAGCAGCGCACCTATGACGGCTACGTCTTCCGCGTCGATCTGCGCCTGCGTCCCGATCCATCTTCGACGCAGGTGGCGATTTCGCGTGATGCCGCGCTGAACTATTACGAGCGGGAAGGGCGTACCTGGGAGCGCGCCGCGATGATCAAGGCGCGCGCCTGCGCCGGCGATCCCAGGGCGGGCGAGGCGCTGCTCGCGGAAATCGCGCCCTTCGTCTGGCGCAAGCATCTCGACTTTGCCGCGCTTGCCGACGTTCACGACATGAAGCGGCAGATGCAGACCTATCGCGGCCAGAGCGAGGTTGCTGTCGAAGGGCACAACGTGAAGGTCGGGCGCGGCGGAATCCGCGAGATCGAGTTCTTCGCCCAGACCCAGCAATTGATCGCCGGTGGCCGCCATCCTGAGCTGCGCGTGCGGCCGACGCTCGCCGCGCTTGGCGTGCTCGCTTCCAGCAATTGGATCACGTTTGCGGCGCGCGACGAGCTGACCACGGCGTACCAATTCCTGCGTCGGGTCGAGCATCGCCTCCAGATGATCGCAGACGAGCAGACTCACACGCTGCCCGAGGACAAGGAGGCGGTCGAGCGTTTCGCCTGGTTCTTCGGCTATCCGGATCGCGAGGCCTTTGCCCGCGACCTCTTGCGCCAGCTCGAGATCGTCCAGGGCCACTACGAAAAACTGTTCGAGGGCGACGATCCGACCGGCACGGCCAAGCTGCCGGCGCTCGACTACAGTGCGGGTCCCGACGATCCGCGGCTGCTTCAGTACCTGGCGACGCTCGGTTTCAAGAAGCCCGCCGCCGTCGCGCAGACCGTGCGTGACTGGATCACCGGCGACTACCGCGTGTTCCGCAATGAGGCGACGCGCAATGCCTTCATCGAATTCGTGCCGGCCCTGATCGACGGTCTCGCTCATGCCGAGGAGCCGGATCGGGCCGTCGTGGCGTTCGACCATTTCCTTGGGGCGCTTCAGCGGGGCGGTC containing:
- a CDS encoding Do family serine endopeptidase, which gives rise to MTDRSDLSNLPSYRQPRRSIFSARKFALMASVVAGLGAAVYGFGTSTSPADLFSSPAHAQVNNEVRKVERPIGFADIVERVKPSVISVKVNIKEKTASNDDGDDAQSPFQPGSPMERFFRRFGGPDGIPGLKGGGGRGRVVQGQGSGFFISADGFAVTNNHVVDGADKVEVTTDDGKTYTAKVIGTDQRTDLALIKVEGSSSFPFAKLADGKPRIGDWVLAVGNPFGLGGTVTAGIVSASGRDIGNGPYDDFIQIDAPVNKGNSGGPAFDTNGEVMGVNTAIYSPSGGSVGIAFSIPASTVKSVVAQLKDKGSVSRGWIGVQIQPVTSDIADSLGMKKAEGALVAEPQANGPAAKAGIESGDVITSVNGEAVKDARELARTIGGLAPGATVKLNVLHKGQDKVVNLTLGQLPNTIEAKADLDKDSGKGASRGTDVPKLGMTVAPADSVAGAGKEGVVVTEVDPKSAAAERGFKEGDVILEVGGKSVSTAGEVRDAINTARTDNKNSVLMRVKSGGQSRFVAVPIAKG
- a CDS encoding response regulator transcription factor — protein: MRLLIIEDDRESADYLVKAFREVGHIADHAADGEEGLAMAENGDYDVLVVDRMLPKRDGLSVIGALREKDDSTPVLILSALGQVDDRIKGLRAGGDDYLPKPYSFAELLARVEVLSRRRGGPAEDTLYRVGDLELDRLSHRVARGKDELTLQPREFRLLEYLMKHAGQVVTRTMLLENVWDYHFDPQTNVIDVHISRLRSKIDKGFERPLLHTIRGAGYMIRDGIR
- a CDS encoding ATP-binding protein, with product MTAFGKLVRTTAFRLTLVYLLLFAMFAASLLAYFAWNTRRLITEEITQTVNAETSEINEIYGRRGLRALVLAIEYRALRPGANLYLVTTPTGQAIAGNVGSLAPGVMATRGWSETAYRRIEDADERDHRALVRVTELENGFRLLIGRDLAERRRLFGIVAKAAQWSVLIVVVLGLGGGIFVARRVLRRIDAMSGTAHRIMIGDLSERLPVGRSGDELDRLAENLNAMLERIEALMAGLKEVSDNIAHDLKTPLTRLRNRAEEALAKSGSEADYRAALERTIEESDGLIRTFNALLMIARAESGQARGNMNDFDAADVAHGIHELYEPLAEDDGMTLKVKADPTPVHANRELISQALANLVENAIKYGKPVALTGGTVVSLDSRQITIEAKREGDQVLLSVTDRGPGIPEADRKHAVERFVRLEASRTLPGSGLGLSLASAVATLHGGELRLGDAHPGLVATLVLPARAGDRVAPPIPDVPQKVA